GAAAGCAGATGGCGATCGATGCCGACCTGAACTCCGGAGCGATCAAGGAGGAGGAAGCCCGGAAGAGGCGCAAGGAGCTGTCAAGAGAGTCGGAATTCTACGGGGCGATGGACGGTGCCAGCAAGTTTGTCCGCGGAGACGCGGTCGCCGCGATCCTGATCCTGTTCGTGAACATTCTCGGGGGCCTGGTCATCGGCATGGTTCTGAAGGGGCTCGACCTTCCCGAGGCGCTCCACAACTATACCCTGCTCACGATCGGGGAAGGTCTGGTGGCCCAGCTTCCGGCCCTGATCGTCTCCGTTGCCGCCGGTATCGTCGTGACCCGGGCGGGATCGGGAAACGATCTGGGAAGCGAAATCCGTGAACAGGTCCTGACGCGCCCCCGTCCCCTGGGAGGGGCGTCAGGAATTCTCTTTTTGCTGTCCGTGATCCCGGGACTTCCGCACGCGGCTTTTTTTCTGCTCGCATCGGTGACGGGCCTGATGGCCTACCGGAGGACAACGCTGGAAAAAAAGAAGGCGAGGGAACTGCAGGCAGAAGAAAAAACGGTCCCCCCGCCGGCGGAAAATGTGGAAACCTATCTGTCTCTCGATCTTCTGGAGCTGAACGTCGGGTATGGACTGGTCGATCTGGTCGAGGGCAAGGCGGGAAGCAACCTGACCGACCGGATCCGGGGAATCCGGCGCCAGCTCGCCCAGGAAATGGGGATCATTGTTCCCCCGATCCACATCCGGGACAACCTTCAGCTCAAGCCGGACGAATATGTGGTCCTCCTGAAAGGAGCCCCCGTTGCCCGCTGGGAACTCCTGCCCGACAGCCTCCTGGCCATGAATCCGGGAATGGAACCGGTCACGGTGGAGGGAATCCCTGTCAAGGAACCGACGTTTGGTCTGCCTGCCACCTGGATTGCTCCGGATGCCCGGGAAGAGGTCGAAGCCCAGGGATTTACAGTTGTCGATCCGTTGACGGTACTGTCGACGCATCTGACGGAAGTCATCCGTTCCCATGCGGCGGAACTGGTCGGGAGACAGGAAGTGCAGCGTCTTCTGGATGCTCTCGGGAAAGACTATCCCCGCCTGGTCGAGGATCTGGTTCCGGGACAGGTTTCCCTGGGCGTGCTGGTGTCGGTTCTGCACGCCCTTTTGTCCGAAAGGGTCTCCATCCGGGACTTGCGCACCATTCTGGAAGCGGTCTCCGACCAGATCGCGGCCGGCCGGGATTCCAAGGATGTGACGGGGCTGGCCGAAGGCGTTCGCCAGGCGCTGGGACGATCCATCGTCAACCCCTATCTCGCCGGAAAAGCCCGAAGTTTGCCGGTGGTCACCTTCGACCGGCGATGGGAAGAGGTGTTCATGAAGCAGGCGTCCCAGACGCCGCCCGGATCCCCGCTGGTTCTGGAGCCTGGATTAGCACAGAAATTGCTTTCAGGTCTGGGGCAGGTCATGGAGAGTCTCGGTCGCAAGGGAGTCCAGCCAGTTCTTCTTGTTTCCGCACAGACGCGGGTGCCTGTTCGTCGTTTTCTGGAGCGCTACTTTTCGTCCCTTCCGGTCCTTTCTCCGATGGAAGTGCCGAAAGACGTTCCGATCGTGTCCCAGGAAGTCGTTCGTTTTCAGGAGGAATGAGTGATGGTCATCCGGACGTTCGAAGGGGAGGATATGCAGGATGTCCTCCGGAAAGTGAAAAAAGAACTCGGCACGGAGGCCGTCATCCTGGGTTCCCAGACCCGAAAAAGGACGGGATCCCGGGAGTGCGTCGTGGTGACGGCAGGTCTTCCGGGGATTGATCCGCCCTGGCTTGGAACGACTCCCAAAGGGGACCCGGTGTCCTCTTCCGGGGAAGAAACCCGCCAATTGCGCGAGGAAGTCGCCACCCTCCGGGAGACAGTCCTGAAGTTCGAAAAGGAATGGGGCGACGGGGCCCGGGAGAAGAAAATGGAGACTGTCCGACCGGTCGGGTTTCTGACGGAGGGGGTGGAGGAAGAAGCGTTTCCCGGCCCGAAGGGGGAGATGGATGTCGCGACAGGCCTTCTGGAGCGTGCCGGTGTCAAGGGTGACGCCCGCGAGGATCTTCTGAAGGCGCTTCAATCCGTTTCCTACTCCCCGGCCGAATTTCAGGATCCCGACCGGACAGGCTCTCTTCTGCAATATCTGGTGGCCCGCCAGATCCGGGTGTCCGGATCATTTCTGGACCGGTCCTCGAAAAAGGGGGCCCAGGTGATTCTTCTGGCGGGACCGACCGGGGTGGGGAAGACCACGACGATCGCGAAACTCGCGGCCGGCTTTACCCTGAAGCATGGGAAAAAAGTCCGTCTCATCAATCTCGATACCTACCGGATAGGGGCTCTGGAGCAGCTCCGGATCTACGGGGACCTGATGGGGCTTCCCGTCGACGTCGCCGGAACCCCCGAACGATTTCTCGAGATTCTTGAGGCGGGTTCAGTTTCTCCGGAAGACCTCATCCTCGTGGATACGGCGGGCATGTCCTCCCGGGAAACGGCGAAACTCAAGCCTTTCATTGATGGTGCGCTGTCCCGGCCCCATCTGGATTTGAACGTGTCTCTGGTCCTCGCGGCTTCGGCGAAAACGGACGATCTCGATGACGCCCTGGAGCGTTTCATGCCGCTGTCTTTGCGGTCCCTGATCCTCACCAAGCTGGACGAAACCAATTGTCTGGGGTCTGTTTATCCATTTTTGTCCAGGGCTCCCGTACCGGTCTCTTACGTGACGACGGGCCAGCGTGTTCCCGACGATATCGAGGTGGCCCATCCGGGCAAGTTGTCCCAATGGATTCTCGGAGGGTTCCGATAGATGAACGACCAGGCGGAAGGTCTCCGGAACCGCGAGTCCCTGCTCGCCGCGGTAGAAAAAAAGAGTTCTCCTCCCCGGATCATTTCCGTCACCAGCGGAAAAGGGGGTGTGGGCAAGACGAATGTGACCGCCAATCTGGCGTATGCGTTTTCGGAGACCTTCGGGAAGAAGGTTCTCGTCCTCGATGCCGACATGGGCCTCGGAAACATGGACGTTCTCTTCAATCTCCGTCCACGCTGGACGCTACGGGATTTTCTGTTCGACAACCGGTCTCTCTCGGACGTGCTTGTCGAAGGTCCCGCAGGAATCCGCATCCTGCCCGCCGCGTCCGGTGTCGAGGAAATGACGGCCCTGTCTCCCGAGCAGAATCTCAAGCTCATTTCCGCCTTCGATCAACTGGAGGCCGACTTCGATATCCTGCTGATCGATACGGGGGCGGGAATCTCCGAAAATGTGCTGACCTTCAATCTGGCGAGCCAAGAAACGCTCATCGTCGTGACTCCCGAACCCACGAGCCGCACGGATGCCTTCGCCCTGATGAAGGTCCTGAACCGGCGCTATTCGGGAAAACCACTGCTGTTCCTGTCGAACATGGTGCGCGACCGCCGGGAAGGGCTGGAGCTGTTCGATCTCGTGTCCCGGGTAGCCGATCGTTTTTTGCCGGATCTGAATCTGTCGTTTGCGGGATTCCTGCCGCAGGATCCTTCCGTGACCCAGGCGGTGCGATCCCAGAAAGCGTTGAGCGAAATGCTTCCGGGGGCGCCTTTTTCGGCGGCGATCCGGCAGGTGGCCCGCGATCTTCTTGCCCGTGTTCCGGAACCGGGAGTGCCATCCGGAATCGGGCTTCTGATGAAACGTCTGGCGGGGAAAGAAGGATGACCCGGAAAAATAGGACGAACGCGTCCCGTCCATCTCTACGAGGGAGGAATTGAACCGATGCCGATGGATCTTGATGAGGACACACTGAAAGAATTTGCTGTCACGGTCAAGTTCTTTGCGCTGCGATATTCCCATCGACTGCCTCCCGAGCTGGACATCGACGATCTGATCAGCGCCGGTATGGGAGGGCTTCTGGATGCGGCCCGGCGTTTCGACCCTGCCCGCGGGATCAAGTTCAAGACGTTGGCGGAGCACCGGATCCGGGGGGCGATGCTCGATGAAATCCGGGCGGCGGACTGGATGCCCCGTTCCGTCCGGGAGAAGCTGACCCATGTGCAGCAGGTGAAAACCGAGCTGATTGCCCGGTACAAACGCGAGCCGACCCGCCAGGAGATCGCGGCCCGGATGGAGATGACGGAAGAAGAGTTCGACCGCCTGTCGGTCGACATCGAGCCCCATCATCTGGTGAGTCTGGAAGACCTGATGGATCCGGAAGACGGAGACAGTCCCTCTCTCCTTGACCGGCTGTCGGCCCCTCAGGAGGGGGATCCGTTGGCCAGCCTCCTCCAGAACGAGGTGTCCGAAAAGCTGTGCCAGGCCCTCGACCGGCTTCCGGAAAAACAGCGTCTTGTCCTGTCCCTGTATTACTATGAAGAGCTGACAATGAAAGAGGTGGCGCGGGTTGTGGGTGTCAGCGAATCCCGGGTTTCCCAGATCCATGGGCAGGCTCTCGCCGCGCTGAAACAATCTCTTGTCGAAACGTCTGAAACGGAAAACGTCTCTTCCCGGCAGACGGTCCGTCATGGTGGCTGACCGGCAAGACATCTTCGGGGGTTCCCGGAGCGTTTTTCCGTGAACCGCACCTTTCCGGTCCGTCTGGCCCGGGTGCTGGCGGAGGTCACGGGGATCCATCACGATCCGGCAAGACATTACCTTCTGGAAAGCCGGCTCTCCGGACTGGTGGAGCGATTCAAGCTCGACTCCCTCGAATCGCTGGGGATTCTTCTTGAAAAAACGCCGACGGACGAGGGACTCTGGCCACATGTGTACGACGCCATTTCCACCGGTGAAACCTATTTCTACCGGGATCAGCCGGGTCTTGACCGTTTCTTTTCCGCCCTTCCCCCCCGCTCATCTTTTGGGACCGAGCCGGTGCGCATTCTGTCGGTGGGATGCTCGTCCGGCGAAGAGGTCTATACCCTCGCCCTCATGGCCATGGAAGCGGGCCGATTGGAGGATTTCCGCCTGGAAGGGATCGATCTCTCCTTCGGCCAGATCGAAAAGGCCCGCGCCGGTGTTTATGGACAGCGCTCCGTTCGCCGTGTTCCGGAGGATCTCCTGAAAAGAGCCTTCCAGCAGGAACAATCCCACTATCGGGTCCGGGACAGGGTCCGTTCCATCACCCGCTTTTCCCGCGGCAACATTCTGTCGGTTGTCCCTCCCCCGGACAGCTATGAAGGCATCCTTTGCCGGAACGTGATCATCTACTTCGATGACGAAACCCGGAAAAAGCTGATCAACATATTTTATCGTCTCGTTTCTCCAGGTGGGGTTCTGCTTACGGGGACAGGAGAATTGCTTCCGGATGGCGGCGCCCCTTTCCAGATCGAATCCCGGAATGGTATCGTCCTTTACCATAAAAAATGACGGCCGCACGGGCGGTCTGACAGATCGACGGGCGGGCTGTTTATTCCGGAAAAGTCAACCGATAAGACTTTCCGTGGGGATAAATCGGCCCTGTCCAGGTGTTTACAGGGAGGGAAGAGCGTGGATTTCAATATGAAGGTTCTGGTTGTCGATGATTTTTCGACCATGAGGAGGATCGTCAAGAACACCCTCCGCCAGATCGGGTTCACCCAGATCGAAGAAGCCGAGGACGGACAAAAGGCGTTCGACCGGCTGATGTCCGAAAAATTCGATTTTGTCGTCAGCGACTGGAACATGCCGAACATGACGGGGATCGATCTTTTGCGGAAAGTCCGGGCCGAGCCCACCCTCAAGCACCTGCCTTTCCTTATGGTGACGGCGGAAGCCAAGCAGGAGAACGTCGTCGAGGCGATCAAGGCCGGGGTTTCGAACTATATCGTCAAGCCGTTTACTGTGGCGACCCTCCAGGACAAGATCGCGAAGATATTCAAGGACAAATAAACAGAACGGACGAAAGAAAGCCACCAGCCGGAGCGACCGAGATGTCTGACGCGTTTGACAATGAAGAGATGAAGGAGATTCTTCAGGATTTTCTGACGGAAGCGGAAGAGATGCTGGAAGGTCTCGACACGTATTTCGTCCAGCTGGAATCCCGTCCCGATGACCGGACCCTCCTGAACGAAATCTTTCGCACCGCCCACAGCATCAAGGGGTCGGCCGGCTTCATCGGCCTCAACCGGATCGTCGAAGTCGCCCATCATGCGGAAAACGTGCTGAACCAGCTGCGTCAGGGACAAATGCGTGCCGAACCGCTGGTCATCGATATCATTCTGGAGGCGATGGATGCCCTGAAGCTTCTGGTCAAGGAAGTCCGCACGGGAAATCCCGCGGATGTGGATATCGAATCCCTGAGCCAGAAGCTCGATCTCCTGATGCAGTGGGGGGAGGACGTTCAGTCGGAGTCGGCGCAGGAACAGGAAGGGGAGGGTGCAAGGGAGCACCCGGAGGAGCCTGTCGGGGAAGCGCTTCCCGAAACACCCGGGCCTTCGGAGACACCCCTCCTCCCGGAAGCGTTTCAGGTCGAGGACGAAGAGCTGGCTGCCGGACAAACAGAAGAAGAGGCGGGGGCCGGGAAGCCGGTTCCCGCGAAACAACCGGTCCCGCCCTCCAGAAGTCTTTCTCCGAAAGGGGATTCTCTTCCGCCTTCCGCTTCCGAAGGGCCATCGGCAGGTGCGGGGGAGTCCGACCAGACGATTCGGGTGGAAACGTCCCGTCTCGACAACGTGATGAATCTCGTCGGAGAGCTGGTGCTGGGGAGAAACCGGCTGGTGCGTCTGTCGGGAGACCAGTCCGGTCTTCAGGATGTCCAGCAGCAGCTGAAGGAAATCTCGGAGGCCGTTGCCCAGCTGTCGCGCGTGACGACGGATCTCCAGCTGGCGGTGATCAAGACCAGGATGCAGCCGATCCGGAAGGTTCTCGGGAAATTTCCCCGGATGGTGCGGGACCTTTCCCGTAAAATGGGCAAGGATGTGCGCCTGGAACTGTCGGGGGAAGAAACCGAACTCGACAAGTCGGTGATCGAAGAGATCGGGGACCCGCTCGTCCATATCATCCGGAACGCCATTGATCATGGTCTTGAGTCTCCCGGGGAGCGACAGGCTTCCGGAAAGCCGGCGGAAGGGGTCGTGCGGATCGGAGCCTATCAGGAGGGAAATTCGATCGTGATCGAGGTGTCCGACGACGGGAAGGGAATCAACGTCGAACGGGTCAAGCAGAAGGCGATCGAGAAGCGTCTGATTTCAGAGGCCGACGCCGACCGGATGTCGGAGGGAGAACTCGTCAACCTGATCTTCCTTCCGGGATTTTCGACCGCCGAAAAAATTACGGATGTCTCCGGGCGGGGGGTCGGCATGGATGTGGTCCGGACCAACATCAACAAGATCAATGGTTCGGTCGAAGTCCGGACCACCCCGGGAACCGGTTCGACGTTCATCATCCGTCTGCCCCTGACCATCGCCATTATCCAGGCCCTGATGGTGACGATCGGGGCCGAAGTTTATGCGATTCCCCTTCAGACGGTGGTCGAAACGGTCAAGATCACCCGGGAAGAGGTCAAGACCTTGTCCGGGTCGGATGTCCTGAACCTGCGGGATCAGGTGCTTCCCCTGCTTCGGCTTCGGGACGAGTTCAAGGTGCCGGACACGGATTCCGCCGATTCTTCCCGGTGCTATGTGGTCGTCGTGCAGCTCGGTTCCCGTCTCCTGGGTCTCGTCGTCGACCGTCTGCCCTACCAGGAGGAGGTTGTCATCAAGAGCATGGGGCCCCTTCTCTCCGGTATTCGCGGAATGGCGGGAGCCACGATCACCGGAGACGGAAAAGTCGTCCTGATCCTGGACGTCGCGGAGATCCTTCAGGACATCCAGCTCCGGCAGCAGTCGGGCGCCGTCCAGACCGGGTACCAGACCGCCATGAATCGCACCTGACCGCCGGCGATGACACGCGTTCTGGTGGTCGACGATTCCCGAACCTTCCGGAAGGCGCTGAGACTGATATTTTCCCGGTCTCCGGATATTGCGGTGGTCGGAGAAGCCGAATCCGCCGAGGAGGCGCTTTCTCTTCTCGGGGCATTGTCTCCGGACGTGGTGACGCTGGATATCGAAATGCCGGGCATGGGCGGGCTGTTGCTCGCCGAGCGGATCCGGACGGATTTTTCCGCCCGGATCCTGGTCGTCAGCGGGCAAACCCATCTCGGGTCCCGCACGGCGGTGGAGGCTCTTTTAAAAGGCGCCCACGATATTCTCGAGAAACCGGCGGACATGGAGACCAATCCGCTTTTCCGGGCGTCCGTCCTCCGGAAAGTCCGGGAACTATCCGGGATGAGTGTCCCGCTTCCGGTCTGTCGGGAACCGCTGGTTCCTTCGTCCGGCATGCGGTCCCGTGATTTTCCCTCCCTCCTTGCCGTGGGAGGGTCCACGGGGGGGCCGGCCTCCCTGTCCGCTCTTCTCGGGAAGATTTCGGGTGAGGCTGTTCCGCCGGTACTGGTCGTCCAGCACATGGCGCCGGCGATCCTCCCTCACCTGGCAGAACGGCTGCAACAGGAGTTCGGGCTCGAGTCCCGGATGGCGTTTCAGGGAGAGATCCTTCTTCCGGGAACCCTCCGGATCGCGCCGGGGGGGGTCCATATCCGCCTGGAGAAAAATGGGAAGGGAGAACTGGTGGTGAGGCTGGAAGACGATGCGGGGCATTCGCCGCACGTTCCGTCCATCGACCGCCTGTTCGAATCCGTGGCGCATGCGGTTGGCGAAAAGGCGATCGGGGTCCTTCTGTCCGGTCTCGGAGACGACGGGGCGCGAGGCCTCCTGTCCATCCGGAAGGCCGGAGGAGAAACTCTGGCGGAAGCTCCCGAAACCGCGGCGGCTCCGGGAATGCCGTCGGCCGCCATCGGTCTGAAAGCGGTCCAGCATGTGTTGCCGGCGGCTTCACTCGGCGTCGCACTGGCCGAATGGTTCCGGGAACGGTCCTCCTGATGGGGGGAAGACAGGCTGGTCCGCGTATGGGCCCAACGAAGGAGTGACTTACATGCGATTCAGTCTGGGAAAAAAAATACAGCTTGCGACCGCCCTGACTCTCCTGCTCGTTCTGGGAGCGTCCGGAGCGCTGGTTCTTGTCAGTGCGTCCAAGGACCTGATGAAACAGGAAAAAGGTCGTTCGGACATGATGGCCCAGTCCATTATCAAAGGGCTGTCCACCGTCATGATGTCGGTCAACGCCCCGGTCATGAGCCACAACCTGATCGACGACCAGAAAAAACTCGACGGCGTTCTGCGCGTCCAGATGATCCGTCCGGACGGGGTCCAGGCCTTCTACGACAACAAGACGATCCAGAAAGTGAATGACTGGCGCCATTACAAGGCGTATGCGCTCAGGATCTTTTTCACGTCCCCGAAGCACCGCACCGGCCACTTTGCCACGGATCCCCGTTTTCAGCAGGTGGTCCGGTACGGGAAAGCCGTTTCCTACCGGGAAAATGTCGACGGAAAACCGGCGCTGACCAAGCTGTTCCCGGTGCGTTTCGAGAACAACTGTTATCTCTGCCACGGATACCAGGCGAAACAGAAAGTGATGGCGGTTCTGCGGATCTCCACGCCCCTGACGGAACTGAACGCCGCCCGTCACCGGCTCGTGCTCCAGATCGTTCTGTTCTTCGGCGGTGCGATCGCCCTTCTTCTCCTGATTCTCTCCCTCACGATCCGCACCATCGCCATCCGGCCTCTGCATGGAGTGGTGGATGTGATCGAATCGACGGCCGAAGGGGATCTGACCCGCACCATCGCTTCCCGGACGTCGGACGAGATCGGCGAACTGGTCTCCCATTTCAATACCATGGTCGGCAAGCTCCGGACGCTGGTCATGCGTCAGCGGGATGTCGGGAACCGGGCCATGGAAGCGACGCGCGACATGGTCAAGAGTCTCGAGGGGATCCGGGGACGGGCCGACCAGGAAACCGGACAGATCCAGACTGCCGCGGCAGCGACGGAAGAGTTGTCGCGGTCTCTGGGGGATGTGGCCAAAAACACCCGTACCGCGGCCGATCTTTCCAACAAGACGGACGAAGAAGCCCGGAAGGGCCTGGAATCCATCCAGAAGGCGTCGACGGAGCTGGGCCGGATTTCGGACGTGGTGGGACAGGCCTCCGAGAGCATCCAGGAGCTCGGGAAGAGTTCGGACCAGATTTCGGAGATCGTGAACATCATCGACGAGATTGCCGAGCAGACAAATCTTCTTGCCCTGAACGCCGCCATTGAGGCGGCCCGGGCGGGAGAACAGGGGAAGGGGTTTGCCGTGGTGGCCGACGAGGTCCGGAAACTGGCCGAGAGGACCACGCGGTCCACGCATCAGATTTCCGAAACGATCCAGTCGATCCAGTCCCTGACGGAAAAGTCCGTGAAAGTGATGACGAAGGGATCCAGGGAACTGGGAGAATTGATCGGAGTGATGCGGTCGGCATCCGATCTTCTCTCCGGCATTGTGTCCGCCGTTCGGGAAGTCACGGTCCAGGTGAACCAGATCGCCATGGCGACGACCGAACAGAGCCAGGCGGTCGACCAGGTCGCCGGAGCGGTGGAAAGCTCGTCCGTCGGTATCCAGACTATCCGTCAGTTTGCGCTGGAAGCCTCGGAGGCGGCAACCGGACTTGAAAACAGGATGCAGGAACTCGAACGCTATATCGGCCAGTTCCGGATCGGCGAATAAGAAACGCGATTGGACAGGAGGAAGCACGGAGATGGACATGCCGGACAGGATCGCGATGGACCAAGAGACAGCTCCGGAAAGGACGCTGGGCGGACTTGTGGATTTCGGAACCGACGTTCTGCAGATGGTCAGTTTTCGATTGTCCGGCGAGGATTATGCAGTGGATGTCATGGCGGTCCAGGAAATCAACCGTCTTTCCGACATGACGAGGGTGCCCAGGGCTCCTTATTTCGTGGATGGTGTCATCAACCTCCGGGGAAAGATCCTTCCGGTGATCAATCTCCGGAAGCTTCTGGGATTCCCTCCGCTTACCGCCGTGACAGAAGACATGCGGATGATCGTCGTGAGCGCGGAGGGGTCCCTGGCCGGACTGACGGTGGATGAAGTCGACCAGGTTCTCCGGATTCCGAAGAGCCGGGTGGAGGAGCAGAAGGATCTGGGGATCGGAAAGTCCCTGGGAGACTTCATCCAGGGCGTCGCCCATATGGAAGAGCGGCTCGTGACACTGTTGGATATCGGAAAACTTCTGTCTGTCCGGATCGCATGACGAACGGGGAGCACGCCGGGAGAACGCGATGGATATAACCACTCTGCTCGGCCTGGTGATCGGCTTTGGGGGAATTCTGGGGGGAGCGGCTATCGAAGGCCTTCCTCTCGGGACGATTTTTCAGATGACCGCGGCGATCATCGTTTTCGGCGGAACGATCGGCGCAACGCTGGTGACGACGCCCATGGCCCAGATTCTGGCGGCAGTCCGTTCTGTTCCCCGTCTTTTTCTGAATCCGAAGAGCGATCCGGTCAAAATCATCCGGAAGATCGTCGAGCTGTCCAAGGTCTCGCGCAAGGAAGGGCTTCTGAAGCTCGAATCTTTCCTCGACGACCCGTTCATCCGGGGGGATGCCTTTCTGACGCGCGGAGTCCGG
This portion of the Leptospirillum ferriphilum genome encodes:
- a CDS encoding chemotaxis protein CheW, with protein sequence MPDRIAMDQETAPERTLGGLVDFGTDVLQMVSFRLSGEDYAVDVMAVQEINRLSDMTRVPRAPYFVDGVINLRGKILPVINLRKLLGFPPLTAVTEDMRMIVVSAEGSLAGLTVDEVDQVLRIPKSRVEEQKDLGIGKSLGDFIQGVAHMEERLVTLLDIGKLLSVRIA
- a CDS encoding sigma-70 family RNA polymerase sigma factor — protein: MPMDLDEDTLKEFAVTVKFFALRYSHRLPPELDIDDLISAGMGGLLDAARRFDPARGIKFKTLAEHRIRGAMLDEIRAADWMPRSVREKLTHVQQVKTELIARYKREPTRQEIAARMEMTEEEFDRLSVDIEPHHLVSLEDLMDPEDGDSPSLLDRLSAPQEGDPLASLLQNEVSEKLCQALDRLPEKQRLVLSLYYYEELTMKEVARVVGVSESRVSQIHGQALAALKQSLVETSETENVSSRQTVRHGG
- a CDS encoding flagellar biosynthesis protein FlhF, which gives rise to MVIRTFEGEDMQDVLRKVKKELGTEAVILGSQTRKRTGSRECVVVTAGLPGIDPPWLGTTPKGDPVSSSGEETRQLREEVATLRETVLKFEKEWGDGAREKKMETVRPVGFLTEGVEEEAFPGPKGEMDVATGLLERAGVKGDAREDLLKALQSVSYSPAEFQDPDRTGSLLQYLVARQIRVSGSFLDRSSKKGAQVILLAGPTGVGKTTTIAKLAAGFTLKHGKKVRLINLDTYRIGALEQLRIYGDLMGLPVDVAGTPERFLEILEAGSVSPEDLILVDTAGMSSRETAKLKPFIDGALSRPHLDLNVSLVLAASAKTDDLDDALERFMPLSLRSLILTKLDETNCLGSVYPFLSRAPVPVSYVTTGQRVPDDIEVAHPGKLSQWILGGFR
- a CDS encoding chemotaxis response regulator CheY, with the translated sequence MDFNMKVLVVDDFSTMRRIVKNTLRQIGFTQIEEAEDGQKAFDRLMSEKFDFVVSDWNMPNMTGIDLLRKVRAEPTLKHLPFLMVTAEAKQENVVEAIKAGVSNYIVKPFTVATLQDKIAKIFKDK
- a CDS encoding chemotaxis protein CheB, coding for MTRVLVVDDSRTFRKALRLIFSRSPDIAVVGEAESAEEALSLLGALSPDVVTLDIEMPGMGGLLLAERIRTDFSARILVVSGQTHLGSRTAVEALLKGAHDILEKPADMETNPLFRASVLRKVRELSGMSVPLPVCREPLVPSSGMRSRDFPSLLAVGGSTGGPASLSALLGKISGEAVPPVLVVQHMAPAILPHLAERLQQEFGLESRMAFQGEILLPGTLRIAPGGVHIRLEKNGKGELVVRLEDDAGHSPHVPSIDRLFESVAHAVGEKAIGVLLSGLGDDGARGLLSIRKAGGETLAEAPETAAAPGMPSAAIGLKAVQHVLPAASLGVALAEWFRERSS
- a CDS encoding methyl-accepting chemotaxis protein gives rise to the protein MRFSLGKKIQLATALTLLLVLGASGALVLVSASKDLMKQEKGRSDMMAQSIIKGLSTVMMSVNAPVMSHNLIDDQKKLDGVLRVQMIRPDGVQAFYDNKTIQKVNDWRHYKAYALRIFFTSPKHRTGHFATDPRFQQVVRYGKAVSYRENVDGKPALTKLFPVRFENNCYLCHGYQAKQKVMAVLRISTPLTELNAARHRLVLQIVLFFGGAIALLLLILSLTIRTIAIRPLHGVVDVIESTAEGDLTRTIASRTSDEIGELVSHFNTMVGKLRTLVMRQRDVGNRAMEATRDMVKSLEGIRGRADQETGQIQTAAAATEELSRSLGDVAKNTRTAADLSNKTDEEARKGLESIQKASTELGRISDVVGQASESIQELGKSSDQISEIVNIIDEIAEQTNLLALNAAIEAARAGEQGKGFAVVADEVRKLAERTTRSTHQISETIQSIQSLTEKSVKVMTKGSRELGELIGVMRSASDLLSGIVSAVREVTVQVNQIAMATTEQSQAVDQVAGAVESSSVGIQTIRQFALEASEAATGLENRMQELERYIGQFRIGE
- a CDS encoding MinD/ParA family protein → MNDQAEGLRNRESLLAAVEKKSSPPRIISVTSGKGGVGKTNVTANLAYAFSETFGKKVLVLDADMGLGNMDVLFNLRPRWTLRDFLFDNRSLSDVLVEGPAGIRILPAASGVEEMTALSPEQNLKLISAFDQLEADFDILLIDTGAGISENVLTFNLASQETLIVVTPEPTSRTDAFALMKVLNRRYSGKPLLFLSNMVRDRREGLELFDLVSRVADRFLPDLNLSFAGFLPQDPSVTQAVRSQKALSEMLPGAPFSAAIRQVARDLLARVPEPGVPSGIGLLMKRLAGKEG
- a CDS encoding chemotaxis protein CheA; translated protein: MSDAFDNEEMKEILQDFLTEAEEMLEGLDTYFVQLESRPDDRTLLNEIFRTAHSIKGSAGFIGLNRIVEVAHHAENVLNQLRQGQMRAEPLVIDIILEAMDALKLLVKEVRTGNPADVDIESLSQKLDLLMQWGEDVQSESAQEQEGEGAREHPEEPVGEALPETPGPSETPLLPEAFQVEDEELAAGQTEEEAGAGKPVPAKQPVPPSRSLSPKGDSLPPSASEGPSAGAGESDQTIRVETSRLDNVMNLVGELVLGRNRLVRLSGDQSGLQDVQQQLKEISEAVAQLSRVTTDLQLAVIKTRMQPIRKVLGKFPRMVRDLSRKMGKDVRLELSGEETELDKSVIEEIGDPLVHIIRNAIDHGLESPGERQASGKPAEGVVRIGAYQEGNSIVIEVSDDGKGINVERVKQKAIEKRLISEADADRMSEGELVNLIFLPGFSTAEKITDVSGRGVGMDVVRTNINKINGSVEVRTTPGTGSTFIIRLPLTIAIIQALMVTIGAEVYAIPLQTVVETVKITREEVKTLSGSDVLNLRDQVLPLLRLRDEFKVPDTDSADSSRCYVVVVQLGSRLLGLVVDRLPYQEEVVIKSMGPLLSGIRGMAGATITGDGKVVLILDVAEILQDIQLRQQSGAVQTGYQTAMNRT
- the flhA gene encoding flagellar biosynthesis protein FlhA, which produces MASTKDSRNTSVWPAILDSRSDILILVGVVGILFIMIVPMPPLLLDLFLATNITFSLVILLVAMTTKNLLEFTIFPSILLLSTLFRLSLNVASTRLILLHGQNGTGAAGHVIQSFGRFVVGGSYAVGLVLFAIFVVINFVVVTRGAGRIAEVAARFTLDALPGKQMAIDADLNSGAIKEEEARKRRKELSRESEFYGAMDGASKFVRGDAVAAILILFVNILGGLVIGMVLKGLDLPEALHNYTLLTIGEGLVAQLPALIVSVAAGIVVTRAGSGNDLGSEIREQVLTRPRPLGGASGILFLLSVIPGLPHAAFFLLASVTGLMAYRRTTLEKKKARELQAEEKTVPPPAENVETYLSLDLLELNVGYGLVDLVEGKAGSNLTDRIRGIRRQLAQEMGIIVPPIHIRDNLQLKPDEYVVLLKGAPVARWELLPDSLLAMNPGMEPVTVEGIPVKEPTFGLPATWIAPDAREEVEAQGFTVVDPLTVLSTHLTEVIRSHAAELVGRQEVQRLLDALGKDYPRLVEDLVPGQVSLGVLVSVLHALLSERVSIRDLRTILEAVSDQIAAGRDSKDVTGLAEGVRQALGRSIVNPYLAGKARSLPVVTFDRRWEEVFMKQASQTPPGSPLVLEPGLAQKLLSGLGQVMESLGRKGVQPVLLVSAQTRVPVRRFLERYFSSLPVLSPMEVPKDVPIVSQEVVRFQEE
- a CDS encoding CheR family methyltransferase, with amino-acid sequence MNRTFPVRLARVLAEVTGIHHDPARHYLLESRLSGLVERFKLDSLESLGILLEKTPTDEGLWPHVYDAISTGETYFYRDQPGLDRFFSALPPRSSFGTEPVRILSVGCSSGEEVYTLALMAMEAGRLEDFRLEGIDLSFGQIEKARAGVYGQRSVRRVPEDLLKRAFQQEQSHYRVRDRVRSITRFSRGNILSVVPPPDSYEGILCRNVIIYFDDETRKKLINIFYRLVSPGGVLLTGTGELLPDGGAPFQIESRNGIVLYHKK